A region of the Litchfieldia alkalitelluris genome:
CCCGCAGGTGAGGGGAAATCCACAGTTACAGTGGGATTAGGACAAGCGTTAGCAAAATTGAACAAAAAAGCTATTATTGCAATGCGTGAACCTTCATTAGGGCCAACCATGGGAGTTAAAGGTGGGGCAACTGGAGGGGGGTATTCTCAAGTGATCCCGATGGAAGATATAAATCTTCACTTTACTGGAGATATACATGCAATAACAACTGCTAACAATGCGCTCTCTGCTATGATTGATAATCATATTTATCAAGGGAATGAAAAACAAATTGATGCTAGACGTGTGGTCTGGAAGCGTGTAGTGGATTTAAATGATAGGGCATTACGCAATGTGATAATCGGATTAGGTGGTCCAATCCAGGGAGTACCACGTGAAGACGGATTTGATATTACGGTTGCATCAGAAATCATGGCAATCTTTTGTTTAGCCTCAGACCTTCAAGATTTGAAAAAGAGATTATCAAGAATAGTAGTAGGTTATACCTACAACAAACAGCCTGTAACAGTTGGTGATCTTGGTGCAGAAGGTGCATTAACTCTATTGTTAAAAGATGCAATAAAACCAAATCTTGTTCAAACACTTGAGCATACTCCGGCGATTATACATGGTGGCCCATTTGCTAATATTGCACATGGATGTAATAGTGTTATTGCAACAAAGATGGCTGCTAAGCTAGGTGATTTTGTTGTTACTGAGGCTGGTTTTGGTGCAGACCTTGGTGCAGAAAAATTCTTAAATATAAAAACTCAATCTGCAGGAATCGAACCTTCTGCAGTTGTGATAGTTGCTACAATCAGAGCGTTGAAAATGCATGGGGGTGTATCTAAACAAAACCTCCAACAAGAAAATATACAAGCCTTAACATTAGGAATGGAGAACCTACAAAAACACATAGAAACTATACAGGAGTTCGGGTTGCCATTTGTGGTTGCAATTAATCGTTTTCTAACAGATACCGAAGAAGAAGTAGATGTTATAAAACAATGGTGCCAGAAAAACAAATATCCTGTTGCATTAACCGAAGTATGGGAAAAAGGTGGAGAAGGTGGAATCGAGTTAGCGAAAATAGTCTTGGACGTAATTGAACAAGATAAACTTAACTTCTCTCCACTGTATAAAGCGGATCAATCTATAGATGAAAAAATAAATTCCATTGTAAAAAAAGTATATGGAGCGATTGGTGTAGAATTCTCATCCAAAGCGAGAAAGCAATTAATTGAGATAGAAGAAAATGGGTGGGGAAGTCTTCCTATTTGTATGGCCAAAACTCAATATTCTTTATCAGATAATCCGACTTTACTGGGAAGACCACGCGATTTCATAATTACGATTAGGGAACTTCGGCCAAAAATTGGTGCTGGATTTATTGTCGCCTTAACAGGAGATGTTATGACGATGCCAGGCTTACCTAAAACACCTGCAGCTTTGAAAATGGATGTTGATGAGTTCGGTAACGCGATTGGATTATTTTAATGATGTTTGATCCAACTGTTTTTGATAACCTGAAAGTAGTCTTAGAAGGGGCAATTTACGATTATGATCTTAATGGTCACATAGAAGTGATTGATCGCAAGGACCTTGTTGATTTAGCTACTTTAAAAAGAGAATATAATATATCTATCAAAACAATCTCTGAAAGAAACACACCCTATTGTAAAATGACATTAACAATGGACTTGGAAAATATTTCTTCTGAGTTACTTAAAAGAGAGAACGCTCAGCCAGGTTGTGCTGTTTTTATTGAATTTACAACAGAAGTAAATGACTATGTAACAGAATGTGAAAAGATATTGCAAATCTTAACACGAATTTGGGGAACAAATCGGTTAATTACACAACATATATCATTCATTTATAACCAAGAAAAAATTAAATTTCTACATAATACAAGTAAAATCCAGTTTAATCACTTAATTGGAGAAGAACATGTAGAGGATTTAGTAGAGATGGTAGATTATATAATAAATACGCTTGATGATTTAAACTCATTTTAAGCGATGAATAGAATATAAAAGGCTTGTAAAGATCTGATTCTTTACAAGCCTTTTATATTTAATTCTAATTAATATTATCTAAATATAATTTTTATATTTGATCAAACATCCAAATAATAACAACCTACTACATAACTCATTATATTCAGCTATTCTTTTCACTTGAATTTTACAATTTTTGTGTATTTTTTGTAAAATCTCATTTGTAAACTAGTAAATTATGTTAATATGAAAATAATAAATTCAACTACAAAAAGGATTCCAGTTTAAGGGCTTATTTAGGAGGTTACTATGAAGAAAATAATTTTGCCTACTATTTGTTTCGCTGTATTATCAACACCAATGTTTGAAAAAACAATTCAAGCAGCAACAACTAAAGCAAGTGAAACGAAGGATAATAAAGCTACTACATACATTAAAACTGTAAATGTTAAGGTAGGTTCAAATTTAAATCTCCGTTCAGAGCCATCCATTCAATCTGAAATTATTACTAAGCTTTCTAAGGGAACAGCCGTTACGGTCCAATCAGAAATAAATGGCTGGGCTAAGGTTGTAGTCAACGGTAAAAATGGATATGTAAATTCGGAATTTCTTTCTAAACCGTCTTCCCATTTAGGTTCATCAAGTAAAATTAAGAAGACTGTTAATGTAAGTGCCGATTCTCGATTAAATTTTCGTGAAAAACCTACTACAACCTCAAAGGTTCTATCAACATTAGAAAAGGGTACGGTTGTTTCTATCCATTCAGAGGATAATGGATGGTCAAAGATCACTGTAAATGGAACAAGTGGGTATGTTAGTACACAATATCTTACTGTAATCGAATCAACTCTTCCTGTAAAAGAACAGAACGATGCACAGGAAATAGATAAAACTATAAAATATGTAAATGTTAGTGACAGTTCTAACTTAAATATGAGAGACAATCCCTCCACTAGTGGGTCTATTATACATAAATTAAAAAGTAATAAAGAAGTTATTGTTTATTCAGAAGTGAACGGATGGTCTAAAATTAAAGTGGACGGAACAGAGGGTTTTGTAAGTACACAATTTCTTTCTCAGAAAAAACCTATAAACACTAGTTCAAAAGTAGAAGTTGAGAACAATACAAAACAACCTCTTACAAAATATGTGAATGTGTTAAAAGGATCGAATCTTAATATGAGAAATAGCAACACCACAAAAAGTTCAGTCATCCTAAAACTAGCAAGTGGTGTAGAAGTAAAGGTATTATCAGTGAAAAGTGATTGGACATATATTGAAGCATATGGTCAAAAGGGGTTTGTAAGTTCAAGATATTTAGCTGATAAACAAGATAGGGAGCCAGAAAACCTTAAGGAAACCGAAGAAATAAAAACTGTCCTAAAATATGTTGATGTAAACTCTAACTCTACTTTAAACTTACGGTCAAGTGCTTCTACAAATGCTTCTATTATAGCCAAGCTAAAGAAGGATACAGAGGTTAGGGTTATATCTGAAAGAGATGGATGGTCTAAAGTTGATATAGGTGGAAAAGTCGGCTATGCAAGTAGCAAATTTTTAAAGGGAAGAACAGAAGCCCCAGAAACAACTACTGATAAAAATCAGGACAAAGAAGTCCAAGTAAATAATAAGAAATATGTTCACGTACCGTCAGGATCAAGTTTGAATTTACATAATAATCCTTCTTCATCAGCATCAGTTATTGTCAAAATTGCTAGAGGAGTAGAAGTAAACGTAATTTCTGATTCGAATTCTTGGTCTAAGATAGAAGTATATGGTCATCAGGGATATGTTAACTCTGAGAGTCTATCATTGACAAAACCTGAACAAGAATCCAGCAAACCTAAAGAAACTGTGGTTTTAAAATATGTGAATGTTCCAGTAGGATCTAATCTGAACATGAGAACTACTCCTTCAACATCAGGTAACATCATCACAAAACTAGCTAGAGGGTCAGTAGTTTCAGTTATTTCCGAGAAAAATGGTTGGACTAAAATTAATATAAACGGAAGAAACGGATATGCAAGTTCACAATATCTTTCATTGGTGGAGATAAATCACTCAGGAACGATTAATGGCACAATTTCAAAGACTTATATATCATATGATTTATCATTTGACGAATTCACCGCACTACAAATGAAAGCTAATCCGCAAACAGATAGGAAATATAAAACATACATAAGAGAAGATGCTTTAGTTATCAAAAATAGTGAATTACCAACAAAAGGAACAGTAAGTGGAAATGGGTGGAATGTACGGGGTGGTGCAGGCACTAATTTTTGGGTTATCGGAAAAGTAGATCATGGTCAAGACCTACAAATCATCTCAAATCATAAAGGGTCTGATGGTTTTATCTGGTATGAAGTAAATTATGATAAAACTTGGGTTAACGCAAGTCGGGAAGATGTAAAATATTATTTAAACCCAGCTAACTTTAGCAATAATCAAGTCGATATTTTTCAGTTTTTAAAGCTATCCGAAACAACGAATTTAAATGTTACTGAAGTTAATGAACGTATTTTATCAAATAAAGGAATTTTATCTGGACAAGCCGAAACATTTATTGCAGCCGGTGAAATGTACGGCATCAATGAAATTTATTTAATTTCTCATGCCTTATTAGAAACAGGGAATGGACAATCTGATCTTGCAAAAGGATTTAAAATAAACGGGAAAACGGTTTATAATATGTTTGGAATTGGTGCCTTTGATGGGAGTGCTTTGACTAGTGGTGCAGAATATGCATACAATGCAGGTTGGTTTACTCCTGAAGATGCTATCATAGGTGGAGCCAAGTTTATTGCACAAGGCTATATTAATGCTGGTCAAGATACGATCTACAAAATGAGATGGAATCCAGGCGGTGCTTTAGAAAAAGGGCATGCAACACATCAATATGCTTCTGATATCGGTTGGGCATTAAAACAGGTAAAACAAATTCACAATCTCTATAGTTTGCTAGATTCCTATGAGGTCAAACTTGAAATCTCACAATATAAATAGTCTATATTACTATGAAGGCTAGGCAAATATATGCCTAGCTTTTTGTTTGAGTTTAAAATAAAAATTTTTAACGGACCTCGCCGTCGTCTCGAAACTAAAAGTCAGTCATTCCAATGGAACATCTTTAAAATTGAAATCAAGAAAGTCATCCTAGTTAACGCCTGGATGTAAAAGACTCGGTTGCTTTTCCTATTTAACGAACATATATTGAACTTCATTATGGGATATAGGAGTTACAGACACTAAGGTGTATCCAATACTAAAGTATTGCGCAACGGTTTCTGCACAGTTTTCATTTGAGGGTTCAGTCGGTGCATGTAAGCTTTTATCTATATGAAGGAATTGGTTCGAAAACGGATTACATCTAATCATCACAATGTGGCGACCGTGCCAAGCAGTACCTATTTGATTTCGATTATAAAAATTCATCATTTCACCTCCGTTAATACTGAGATATGGAAGAATAGTTACTTATCATTTATGTTATGCAAATTAGTGATTTCAAGTTAAATTAGTGTATAAAGCAATCTTGAGATAAATAGTGTAAAATAATAAAAGTAGGTAGGTGAAACAATGCTAGACAAACATAATTTAATTATACAAACAGAACAATTTGTATATGAAATATTAAAAAATGAAAGCAGTGGGCACGACTGGTGGCATATTCAGCGTGTAAGAAAGATCGCATTAATAATTGGTGAAAAGGAACAAGGAGATTTATTCATTATAGAAATGGCAGCCTTACTTCATGACATTGCAGATGAAAAATTGAATGAAAGTGAAGAAATTGGCATTAATAAAGTAAAGTACTGGCTACAGCACCTTGAGCTTGATCAAGAGATTAGTTTTCACATTCTCGAAATTATACAATCGATGTCATTCAAAGGAGGTAATAGACCTCCGGTGAAAACGACTGAAGGACAAGTTGTACAAGATGCTGACCGGTTAGATGCAATCGGTGCGATTGGGATTGCAAGAACTTTTGCTTATGCAGGATCAAAGGGTGATTTAATTTATGATCCGGAGTTACCATACCGAAAAGAGTTAACAAAGCAAGAGTATCGCAATGGCAAATCAACAGCTATTAACCATTTCTATGAGAAATTATTAAAGCTTTCGGGTACGTTGAATACAGAAACAGCCAGAAAGATAGCGAAGGAAAGACATGTTTTTATGGAACGTTTTTTAGAGCAATTTTATAATGAATGGAATGGACAACTATGAAACTTTTAACAGTAGAAAATGTATCTAAAAATTACTCTGACAAACAACTTTTTGATGAGATTTCATTTAGTATTACTGATAATGAAAGAATTGGAATTATCGGTATTAATGGTACTGGTAAATCAACTTTATTAAAGGTAATTGCAGGTATAGAGGAACTAGATAGTGGTCAAATCACACATTCAAAGGGATATACAATCAGCTATTTGGCCCAACAACCAGATTTCGTAGAGAATAACACGGTTTTAGAGCAAGTTTTTCATGGAGATACTCCCCTTATTCGGTTATTAAAGGAATACGAGGAGAAAATGCTCTTACTTGATGAAAATCCGCTAGATGAAAAAGTTCAGAACGATTTGTACTCTCTTCAGCAACGAATGGATTTGATGGGTGCTTGGGAAGCTAATTCAAATGCAAAAGCTGTACTAACAAAGTTCGGAATTAGCGATTTCTCAAAAGAAGTGGGCACCCTATCTGGTGGACAAAAGAAGAGAATTGCTTTGGCACAAAGTTTAATACAAACACCCGATTTACTGATTCTTGATGAACCAACAAACCATTTGGATTTTGAAACGATTAATTGGCTTGAAGATTATCTTTCAAAATATAATGGAGCTTTATTAATTGTTACACATGATCGTTATTTTCTAGATCGAGTAACAAATCGAATTATCGAAATTGATAACGGACAAATTTATAATTATCAAGGGAATTACGGTGCTTTCTTAGAAGCAAAAGCATTACGGATAGAACAAGAAGCAGCATCAGAACAAAAAATGCAAAATCTCTATAGACGTGAACTAGCTTGGATAAGACGAGGAGCTAAAGCAAGAACGACAAAACAGAAAGCAAG
Encoded here:
- a CDS encoding formate--tetrahydrofolate ligase; this encodes MGVNSKVKSDIQIAQEASMIPIKELADSIGIDLIDLEPYGHYKAKLSLDLLKKNDTKQDGKIILVTAVNPTPAGEGKSTVTVGLGQALAKLNKKAIIAMREPSLGPTMGVKGGATGGGYSQVIPMEDINLHFTGDIHAITTANNALSAMIDNHIYQGNEKQIDARRVVWKRVVDLNDRALRNVIIGLGGPIQGVPREDGFDITVASEIMAIFCLASDLQDLKKRLSRIVVGYTYNKQPVTVGDLGAEGALTLLLKDAIKPNLVQTLEHTPAIIHGGPFANIAHGCNSVIATKMAAKLGDFVVTEAGFGADLGAEKFLNIKTQSAGIEPSAVVIVATIRALKMHGGVSKQNLQQENIQALTLGMENLQKHIETIQEFGLPFVVAINRFLTDTEEEVDVIKQWCQKNKYPVALTEVWEKGGEGGIELAKIVLDVIEQDKLNFSPLYKADQSIDEKINSIVKKVYGAIGVEFSSKARKQLIEIEENGWGSLPICMAKTQYSLSDNPTLLGRPRDFIITIRELRPKIGAGFIVALTGDVMTMPGLPKTPAALKMDVDEFGNAIGLF
- a CDS encoding SH3 domain-containing protein codes for the protein MKKIILPTICFAVLSTPMFEKTIQAATTKASETKDNKATTYIKTVNVKVGSNLNLRSEPSIQSEIITKLSKGTAVTVQSEINGWAKVVVNGKNGYVNSEFLSKPSSHLGSSSKIKKTVNVSADSRLNFREKPTTTSKVLSTLEKGTVVSIHSEDNGWSKITVNGTSGYVSTQYLTVIESTLPVKEQNDAQEIDKTIKYVNVSDSSNLNMRDNPSTSGSIIHKLKSNKEVIVYSEVNGWSKIKVDGTEGFVSTQFLSQKKPINTSSKVEVENNTKQPLTKYVNVLKGSNLNMRNSNTTKSSVILKLASGVEVKVLSVKSDWTYIEAYGQKGFVSSRYLADKQDREPENLKETEEIKTVLKYVDVNSNSTLNLRSSASTNASIIAKLKKDTEVRVISERDGWSKVDIGGKVGYASSKFLKGRTEAPETTTDKNQDKEVQVNNKKYVHVPSGSSLNLHNNPSSSASVIVKIARGVEVNVISDSNSWSKIEVYGHQGYVNSESLSLTKPEQESSKPKETVVLKYVNVPVGSNLNMRTTPSTSGNIITKLARGSVVSVISEKNGWTKININGRNGYASSQYLSLVEINHSGTINGTISKTYISYDLSFDEFTALQMKANPQTDRKYKTYIREDALVIKNSELPTKGTVSGNGWNVRGGAGTNFWVIGKVDHGQDLQIISNHKGSDGFIWYEVNYDKTWVNASREDVKYYLNPANFSNNQVDIFQFLKLSETTNLNVTEVNERILSNKGILSGQAETFIAAGEMYGINEIYLISHALLETGNGQSDLAKGFKINGKTVYNMFGIGAFDGSALTSGAEYAYNAGWFTPEDAIIGGAKFIAQGYINAGQDTIYKMRWNPGGALEKGHATHQYASDIGWALKQVKQIHNLYSLLDSYEVKLEISQYK
- a CDS encoding HD domain-containing protein, with translation MLDKHNLIIQTEQFVYEILKNESSGHDWWHIQRVRKIALIIGEKEQGDLFIIEMAALLHDIADEKLNESEEIGINKVKYWLQHLELDQEISFHILEIIQSMSFKGGNRPPVKTTEGQVVQDADRLDAIGAIGIARTFAYAGSKGDLIYDPELPYRKELTKQEYRNGKSTAINHFYEKLLKLSGTLNTETARKIAKERHVFMERFLEQFYNEWNGQL